Part of the Nicotiana sylvestris chromosome 5, ASM39365v2, whole genome shotgun sequence genome is shown below.
TCCATTAGCAGCTCACCTAGACGTAGGTGGATTGGACGAAATGACCTAGCATTCCTAGGGGTGGCTGTCATTCCAATTTCCTTGCCTTGCTAGTAGAAAATCTAAAATTCTAGATGGACATATCGGAGAGTAAAATCTTGTTTTTGATTCTCATGCTAAAACTCCTACTAATAAAAAGAATAATTAGGGGAGTGAAGTGTTTAAAGTTATGTTTGCGAGTCAAAAACTTTTTCATACCCAAAAATCATGTCATACTTGTTAAGTTGGTCTATAAACTCATATCTTGGTTAACCTGAAACTACAATAAACTAGAGTCATATACTCATATTCATAACCTTTTTAGTTTGGCAAATACTTGGCAAACTCATGTCCGCCATCTCTAGCCAATGCGCACGAGTCACGACCAAAGAACAAATCCAACTTTTTTTTTTCGTGAGATGGATAAGAGAAGGTTAATATGAGGTTGTCAAATATAGATCACTCTTTTTTTTCAGTACCACCCTCAGGTATATGACAATGAGCATAATTATTGGAGAACTATGAATTAAGTGAAGAAAATAGTAGATAAGGTTATGCATATACTAAGAAAAAGTACTTAGAAGTAAAATTTCTCTAATACAGAAAATAATTAAGAAAGTTACTATAAATATTTGTATCGAGCCAATCGTATAGCTCCAGATAGCCATTTTCTGATGTACAGTACATATTAGAATTTCAAGATCCATTACGCTTGTTGGGACATAGCTAGAGGGTTAAGTACGGTTCGATGAAACTAGTAAGTCAATATTTGTATTTGTAAAAAGAAATTTACTAAATATGTAAAACATTAAATTCAGAATTAAGTATTAACACTTAATGTCactattttaaaaattacaatCCATAAACTTCAAGTTCTAACTCCACCTGCTTGCAAGCTGCAATGAGTCATTTTCACGTGCTTTTAGCACACAATTATTTTCAAACTTATTCATGTTTCTGAAAGGAAAAAAACACACACAGAGGAATCACAACATCGTGGAATCCTGTTCATGTCACCTAAAAGAGTCTAATCACACTATCTTGCTATTCTTTAATTCGCTTAGAAGCAATATAACCGTAGAATAATATTTTAAAGTTGAGACTGAGAGTCCTTAAGAATATTTTTATCAATTAATTGTCACATCTTTAGGATATGACAATTGACACTATTCCGAATAATAAGCATAAAATACCTACGTTGAAAATAAGATAATACTCATTGGATCTTGGATTAGGCTATTGGAGAGGtaattgttactttaattatgtTTTAGTAGTCAGATTATCTCATAATACATTTAATAGCTTACTACTAGGAAAATCTTAACAATTTTATCAGGTAACTAATATTCTATAACGCAATGACTCTTCTTAATTATCTAAAGTTtcagggagaaattcaaaaatagtcagatttacaactggtcgttcaaaaatagcccagttttaaaagtaatcgaaatttagccacttttcatgtaaagataaatttgagcaaaaacactgttcaaaacccgaaaaatacgccagtatattatactagagttccagcataagtatgcttgaactccagcatattatactggagttccaggataagtatgctggaactccagcataatatgatggagttccagcacgAGTACACtagaattccagcataatatactggagttccagcaagtataattgtccagtataatatactggagtttggagcaccggcgctccagtctccagtaaattatactggagtcagcaaagtataccagtccagtataatatactggagttcatacacaggtgcaccgaactccagtatattatgctggaccggtctctgttgcagcaaaatagtggctatttttcattgatttcgtaaacgctggctatttttgaatgaccagtccgaaaactagctataccgtgctatttttacaaagTTTCACGTTAACATTATTTTTGGGCTTCATAACAAATACTAACATCTTAAGAAACTCCTTATAAATTTGAATTATTAGAAAAAAAAGTATCGTTTTTTTCCAAATTCTAGGTGTAATTCTTTATGATCAGTAATTGTTAATGACCAAAACATCTATTTAGGGGTTTCTAAGCAAAGAATGCCACTTGTGAAATTTAAAAGTGACATTAAACTCCTTAAactttcatcaagttgctcctTGGTTCATCTAATATTGGCACCTTATATAACAAGTCTAATGATTTGGTGGAAATTATGATCTTGTCAATGTTCTTCAATATTTTCAGTCTTCAGTACGTCTCCTATTCAATGTATAAATAGACAAGACTGCTCATTTTGGTCTAATCAAAAATCATATTCCGAAAGAGATCATATTCTTATACACTCAAATGCCGTCGAATATAAACCTAAATTCATCTCGAGAATGAATTAGAAAGAAAATTTGAAAAATGTGGTCCATCTCTAAAGAGAAAGAAAGTTTTCTTCTAGTTCCGCTTTATGGTCTATACTTCAGAAAGACTTATCGCCTCATATTACATTTTTATGATGAGACATTCTTGGTTTATGTTcgttgacttcaaattttattcTTTATCAGATGCACCATATATATTACTTGCATTGTGTAGTTAACTCAATAAAATTGCTTTTACTCAAGAATCAAATTCTGATATATAAACTTCTATTCTATGCATCAATGGTCGATTTGTTCAATCGACTGAAAACTAGCATTGACGTTCTCTTCGTTTCTATCTGATAAGAACTTTGTTCTTTAACATAAGAGATTTGACAATATATGCACAAGTTATGCTTTGAAGTTCATATGGCCTCAAAATGTCTAATCACAGAATCCCTCCCTCCTTTAGTTTACTGTAGCTTAAGCTAAGGGAAGAACATTTCTTGGAAGGAGAGGTCCAATACCTGTCATAATAGTTCTTCAATAGTTTCTCAACGGTTGGCGCAGGATTGACCATTCAGCTATTCAAGTTACATAAAAGATATATTTTGACATTTTTCCGTATTTCAATACGGCATATTTTGAGCTCTAAACTTTCTGTTTGAAGCCAAAATGGTTGGTTCCACTATATCCGTGAATAAGTGGTTTGAATCAAATCGTTTGCCtgaagaagtggaaaactttttaaaaaattctTTGAACTTTgccccaaaaaaataaaaaaattggtgATGTATTGGTAGTATTTCAACTattgaaaattataaaaaaacttTTCTCTAGTGCTTGGCTGAAAATAATTCAAGAAAATCTCTTTCAACTGTTTTTGGAACAAACGCACCTAGACTAGGTTTTTACCCTTTAATTCTTTTCGGATTTCCTATTTTGAAGCCATTTGGAGCGAAACTTTTCAAAAAATTgacaaaattttcaaaaacttttCCAAAAATGGTCCTAATTAATGTCCATTGTCTTGCCTTTTCTAAACTACATTTTCGTTTTTCCTGGACAAATTTTTGATTTCGCCAAACattgaagtgactcatcttgatCATGTCACTAACTGGTCGAAGGGTCACACCAAAATCAATATTTTGGATATTTGCCTTTGGAGGCTCTCAAATTAGTGAGATACATCGGGAAATAGCATTTATTACTTCCTTCGTCCTAATTTATACACCATTTGGATTCATAGTCAAACGAGTTTTTGCTTAtcttaaaatcggataacaattgaatttatacgcgattTTAAGTATATGTGATATAACTTGGTACAGATTAAGAAGAAtaaattaatattgaaattgtCTTGCAAACCACACAAATTGAATAGCCTTGGCCTTAGAGTTCAGTCACCCTTGAACCAAAAGATGTTTCAACCGACTTATGAACAAAATAACAAGATAGTGAAAGCTAGAAAACGATAGTATATTGTTTTGTATTGCGTGAATATGATTTGTTTTACAAATAATCAGACCTGCTTTATATAGTACGGGAGTCCTACTCTTGGTACAATTCTATATGAGGTAGGAAATctcatgattagctaattaacCGGCCTCTTCTTGATACATGCCGGGATTTCCACCGTGATCCTCGCCCAATTGCGTATATTTCGGCTTTCCGTTATTTGGCTCGGTAGGTTTCCCTCGATCTTGCTCCATCTCTATCTTACTCGGTCTCGATCTTGGCCGATTTTGATCTTCATCGGTCTCTGGGTCACAAGCTCGACGATCTATCAAGGAGGGCTGATCAAGCTTGCTCGCCGGACCAGCAAGGCCCCATTCTCGAGCATAAACGAGGCTCGTGATTGAGGTTGGATGGGCCGATTCGTCCGAATAAGGACTTTGGACCTGATCCTTGCCGAAGACATGCTGTTTCCTGAGAAATGAAACATGAAGCGTGAGTAGTACTTCGCCTTGAATGTTGAATTTTGCTGTTTTACTTCTTATCTTCTTTCCTCATCTATGCTTTTGTCGTTGCAGATGTGGCCCAGGTACCGGACGTAGTTCCCGAACTCAAGCAATAGGTCAAGGGACTGGTGTCACAGAGACCATACTCCGAGCATGCTTGGATGGAGTTATTGAAGGGTCGATGGGAGGCCCTTAATCATGGTAGGTTTTCTCCTCTGATTCGATAttatttgatttccttattgCATTGCGAAATTCTTATTTGCTCTGTTTCCTTTTGTAGGTCTCCCTAAAGACGTTGCTATGAGGCCTCCATCCGGTGATGAGGATGTGCCTCCCAAGTCCCCTGCTCTGAAGCACGACGACGACAAGAAGATAAAAAGGGTCTCGAGTCCCCCGAACTCGGAAAAGAAGAGACCGACGAGGAGGTCTCGCAAACTCGGGAGGGGGGGGTGTTCCGGTGCTCTACCTTCGAACTCAATCCGTTGACTAAGGGATGagtccgaagaagaagaagaggaaggtcTAAACTGGTGGACCGCGTGCGGACTAGTGCTTCGATACAAAAGCCCTCCAAACCGGAGGAGGTTGATAAGGGAGCTTTGGCCGAAGTTCCCAAACCAGAAGGAGTTGAGGCCACTCTGTCCCAAGCTGAGATGGTCGAGAGAGAGAGACCGGGGATGAGGCTTCTCGAGTAGCGGAAGATGTCCCAAGGGACGATCTTGGAGTGATCGATACTTCCGGATCCCCTCAGATTTCGGACGCTATGATCCGCAAGGCCGGTATGTTAGAAGGTCGTTCTTATGAGGGGCCTTAGGGGGCGACTGATATCTATGGCTTCTTGGACAGATTTGAGTCCGTTGCCTCGGAGGATGTCACTGGGTTTAGTGActtgccagtgccaaagaaagtaCTGTCATTGGGTGCTACAAGGTCTTCATCGAGCCCAAAACTGGTGGATCAATTTCCGGCCCCAAGTGTTAACCCCGATAGCAGGCGGTCGATAGCTTTTTCTATCATGGAGGATGCCAACCTGGTCTTCTCTACCCTCGTGGGGGTTGCTAGCTACCTTAAATGCTTGGTAACCGAGGAAGATCAAGCTGTGATGAATGCGGTGGGAGCTCCTTGCCTATTTAATAAGGTCCAACATGCTCTGAATTGGGTAACTTCGAGGGCCacttcattatttattttaaacttGGAGTTGTAAATAATTCTAACATCTTCTTTCTTGCTTGCAGGCTTCGGTATTGCATTATGAGGCTTTCCTCCGAATTTTGGAGGAGCACGAGGCTGAGGTTCGGGAACTCACCAAGAAGAGGGATGTTTACAAGCTTCGGAGTGAGAAGTTTCAGGCCAAATTAGAAGTAGCTCGGGGGAAGAATACCGAGATGGCCGAGCAGGTATTTCGAGTGCTTCACGATAGTGAAGACAAACTGGAGATCACTACTAATGATCCGATCCTGCAGGTCTGTCAAAGGCTTGAACAGATCGGTTAGCTTTAGGAACAGGTAGATACAATATGGGCTGAGGCTGAGGAGTTCAAGAAAAATATGGACATCTTGGCCTCGAAAAAGGAGGCCATCCAAGTAGAGCTGGAATCGGCCGAGTCCCAGCTCCGTGCTGCAAGAGAGAAAGCCTTGGTGCAGGTCAAGAAAATTGAGGAGTTTCAATCCCAATTGGACTCGGTTATTTATGATAAGGCAAACTTGGCCAATGAACTTGAGGCGGCCAAATCTGAGGTGGCCATGGCCAACACCAAAGTTTATGCTAAAGTGGCCCAATATAAGGTCGACGTCGAGGCCATCCAGGTGCTGGCCAAACGCATGGCGGATCATGCAAAGTGGCAAGCTCGAAGGGAAGCTCTTGAGGAAGTCCATGCTTGGGGCTTCGATATACTGGCTGAACTCGAGAACGCCAAAGCAGAAGAAGCCAGGTCTCAAAAGTTGGCCTTTTCCGAGGAAGACTCAGAGAGTTTAAGTGAATCTGAAGGCGGGGAAGATCCTGAGGGTGGAGATGCTGCCTTCGATGAAGACCAGGCCATTTAggcctttatattttttgcttttattttgcATCTTTTTGAGGTTGTTTCGGCCATTATAAAATTTTGAATTAAGCCATTTTGGCCTCTGTAAAAGACTATTGGGTAAATATATAggctttcttttcccttttggttttcgaaatttttctttgctttatTACTTGTATTCATAAAGGTCGGAATGTCTTAGCATAAAATAACTTAGATTGTGTAAGTTCAAACAAACCCTGCCTTTATATTATTCTGTTCTGAGGCGTTTTGAGTTCGGTGTCATGGGGAACTTTCTCCCAAAGTAAGTAATTCAAAATAtagtttgccgagggtagcctttagaaATGGTTACGAAAATTTCAAAGGCCTATTTTTTATTACGGCTCTCGGACGTCTCTGAGCGAGTTAATATGGTCGTGGAATTTTAATTTCTGGCGTATCCCAGTGGGCTTGCTTCCCTGAGTTATCCAGGCTTTCCTAAGATAACAGTCCCCGAGTGCGTGTGGCCGTGGCCTTTAAAATTCAGGGGTTTCCTAATAGGTCTTGCATCCCCGATGTTTAATAGCTCGATTTGTTTGAGTTTGTTTTCGGACGACAGCCCCCGAGTGAGGGAGTGATCATCCGAATTCTGGTTATAGTCGGCCCTTAAGCTCGTTTCTTTGAGGAGTTCAAAAGTATGAAGTTATTTAAGGGATGTAAAGAGAAAACTTTTAAACTTAAGATGAATGCAAGGAAAGCACTTCCCTTTATTATTGTGCTAAACagttatacatgcgtacatgttttatgTCAAGGCTCGAGCAATCTCCGTGAGcacggttcgtttgaccgtttggcccttacaacaAATCCTACATATTGAGACCCTTTCACTATGAAACAATTTCCTTGCTAAAGTAATTTGATATCCGAGGTTAATGACCCCTAGTATTCAAGGTTGATTGTAGACAAATATTAGATACTGTAAATACAATCTTCGACACCGATTCATGATCGACCtttgattctaagttagcacgatttcctcattaaaaaccttgctggaaaacccatttgggacaaaattggTCTAAGGAAAGAAGAGTGCAACGCGTGTTTTCAAACCTAAAGACTTTGTGCTGCTTTTTGTCGATCTCCTGCAAGTGTTAGTCAAACAATAAAAGGAAATgaatggggtcgtaccttagcagtaatattgTTTTAGGTGAGATACATTCCAATTGATCGGTAGTTGTTCCCCGTTCATCATCCCGAGTTTATAGGATCCTTTCCCTGTGACCTAAAGAATCTGGTATGGTCTTTCCCAATTCGGGCCCAATTTCCCATCGTTTGAATTTCAGGTGCTCAGCGTGACTTTCCTTAGTACTAAGCCCCTGACATTAAAGTATTGAAGGTTGGACCTTCCATTATAATACCTTTTGATCGCTACTTTTGGGCGGCCAATCGGATAAGGGTGGCTTCacgcctttcatccaatagttccaaGCTAGTATTCATGGCCTCGTCATTGGGTTCCTTTATAGCATATCGGAACCTAATTCTTGGCTCCTCGACTTCGATTGGCATTAGAGCTTCGACGCCATAAACGAATGAGAACGGGGTAGCCCCGGTACTGGATTTCGAGGTTGTGCGGTATGCCAAAGAACTTCGGGAagaattttcttccatttttctttGGTGTCGGTCAACTTTTTCTTAAGATTTTGGATTCTAGTTTTGTTGGTCGATTCAACCTGTCCGTTCCCACTGGGGTTATAAGGTGTGGAGAagatccttttgattttatgatcctcGAGAAACTTGGTCACTTTGCTGCCAATAAATTATTTCCCGTTGTCACATACGATTTCAGATGGCATCTAGAACCGACATATGATATAGTTccaaatgaagtcgatgacttccttctccctgaCCTTCTGGTACGCCTGGGCTTCAAGCCActtagaaaagtagtcagtcataaataagatAAATTGAGCCTTACTTGGTGCCCATTGAAGAGGGACGACAAtttccattccccacttcatgaatatCCATGGCAACAACACCGAATGCAGTAGTTCTCCGGGTTGATGAATCATGGGAGCATGTATTTGGTATTTATCACATTTTTGTACGAACACCTTCGCATCTTTTTCCATATCGATCGAGTAATAGCCAACTCTGATTACCTTTTGAACTAATGATTCGGTGCCTGAGTGGTTCCCGTAGGTGTCTTCGTGGACTTCCCTCAGAACGTACTCAGTATCTCCCGGTCCCAAACATATAGCTAGTGGGCCATCGAACATTCTTCTGAACAAGGTTCCGTCCTCGGACAAGCTGAATTGAGCTGCCTTTATGCGCAGGGCCCTCGACTCTTTAAGATCTGAGGGTGCTTTGCCAGTCTTCAAATATTCtatatatttattcctccaatcctaaGTTAGGCTTGTAGAGTTTAATTCGGCATGACCCTCCTCTACTGCCGATCACATGAGTTGTACGACTACCCCCGATTTGAGCTTGTTGTCTTCGACCGAAGAGCCTAAgtttgcaagtgcatcggccaTACTATTCTAATCTCGAGGTACGTGCTGCAAAGTACACTCTTTGAATCGATGTAATGTCACCTGTAACTTATCTAGTAACCTTTGCATCCGTTCTTCTCTGACTTCGAACGTTCCGTTAACATTATTTACCACAAGGAGGGAGTCGCACTTAACTTCGATCATCTCCGCCCCTA
Proteins encoded:
- the LOC138869454 gene encoding uncharacterized protein — its product is MELLKGRWEALNHGLPKDVAMRPPSGDEDVPPKSPALKHDDDKKIKRASVLHYEAFLRILEEHEAEVRELTKKRDVYKLRSEKFQAKLEVARGKNTEMAEQVFRVLHDSEDKLEITTNDPILQVDTIWAEAEEFKKNMDILASKKEAIQVELESAESQLRAAREKALVQVKKIEEFQSQLDSVIYDKANLANELEAAKSEVAMANTKVYAKVAQYKVDVEAIQVLAKRMADHAKWQARREALEEVHAWGFDILAELENAKAEEARSQKLAFSEEDSESLSESEGGEDPEGGDAAFDEDQAI